The nucleotide window GGTAGAGTTTGTGGGGGCGATATCTCTGAGCTCTTGGAGGAAGTCCATTTTGAGAGGTTGTTCGGATGGGGCATAAATGTTGGAGATTGTGAGGTTGGTGCCAGAGACCGGGCAAGAGAGGCTGAGAGACGTAGAAAACCTGCCGTGAGAGTGGTTTAGGAGGGTTATATCGTGAGGGGGTTAATCACATAAAAAATACCTCCATCAAAACCGATAGCGGGAAGGGAGACAACTTGGTCTAGCGTTCGAGGTAGGAATGAGTTTAACTTAGGGACAAGGACAAAGTCTAGCTTTGTTTCTTGCAGAAGCGCAACAGAGGGTTCAATCGCAATGATTTCAGAAAAGATGTCCTTGCACTTATCAAAATCACCGAGGCCGCAAACGTTCCAAGAGAGGATAGTGAAACGAGACTGATGCATAACATAAACTTCCTTTCACCACCAGCCCAAGAGCATAACAACAAGGAAATACAAGGGAAAGAGGGGGCACATCGTGCAACTATCCCATCGATGGCCAGGAGCAGGCTAGACCTATGGAGACTACGAAGCAGATGAAAAAAGCGTGCGGCTGCCCGCACAAAAATACAAAAGCACCCAACACCCGGGGTGAGCTCTCCTGCTGAACATTCATGGCTGATCATGGTGAAGGCAAAGCATCGGTAGCGCGAACAACGTCTGCCTCGTCACTGTCGTTGCCGCAAACCAGAGCGATACGGGGCAGTTTTTCTGCTACGTCGTCTGCGCCCGATGCGTCGCTATCAGAGGTGCACAGAGAGGAGCCCTGCCTCTACCAGGTCGTCTTAGGCTGCGTGAATGGGGTCTTCCGATCGGCAATGCACACGTTGTGATGCAGCTTGGCCGCGGAGACCACCCGCTGGGAGTGAACGTCCCGCTTGTGGATGACGTTGTTGTGGACGGTGAGGTCTGAGATAGCAGTAGACGATGAAGAGGCCGCCGTTGGTGCCGCTTTTATGGTGGTGCGCGTCGCAATGACTGAGCAACATGTGCCGCTGGCCGCCCCTGGAACGACAACAGGCACCGGCACATGAGTCACCGGATCCTTGAGAACGCGTTGGGGCAGAGAAGGCGCGTCAAGGTCGTGGACCTTCATTGTTTTAGAAAAAAACATGGAGGGGATAATATCCCGTGAGTTTCCATGAATATACTCATTTCTTGGATGCATCGAGATTGTGGATTGTCAAAATCCTGAATTCTCATGTGAGTTACGAGAATAAAGAAATAATCAAATGCATACAATCTACATGATACTTTTTACAAAAAGGGAGTATATGCACCACACGAAAAATGGAGAAGCAGTGTAAAAAAAGAAAATTTCCATTTCCATCGGGTGGGTTATCACCTTCTCCAAAGAAAATCCTAGAAAGAGAAAACCATTACATCAATGCCTCCTGTTGGCCTCCATTTAAAGTAATGAGCTTAAGTGGTGCCTCTAGGTCTTTCTATATAGAAATCATTGGTTGCCAATCTGGCCCTCCAAATCCAAACTTTTTTGATTCTCATGACATATATGTCGCATAGTGCATTATCTCCTTTCATCTTCATTTGTCATGTGTCAGATTGAATCATTTCATTTCCATTTTGCTCGTGATGTGCTAAATCCTTTCATCTCTCTTTGTCGAGTGGCGCTTTGACCCTTTCTTCCCCTCTCTCATGTGGCACATTGTGTTCTTTCATCTCCAACAGTTGTGTGGCACATTGACTCCTTTCATCTCCACTGGCCAGGTTTTTTAAAGCATTTTTGCACAATGATAGTAAGCGCTACCACATCCCTTAAATCACATTAATAGGATTTGTTAGATCATATGTTAGCATTTCTTAATATAATTATTCATGTGCATGAATAATGCGAGCTCCGGGGAAGTTCATAGGATATCATTGCTCTCTAATATTTTGCAAAAAGAACAAGAAACGGCAGCCATCGCATGCCTACTTCTTCAAGAATGTGTTTTAGTGGTTGGAGGTTCCACTCGTCTAAATCACATCATAGGATTTTGGTCCAACACTTAAAATTTAAATTTTTTCATTGCTTCTCTATTTATGCgtgatgcactcagaatcagtaAGCATTCTCATGTTTCCTTTTGTGCTTGCTTCAAACTGATTGCGATAACGTTTGATTGGATCCTGGACTCCGTCGAGTCTgggtttttgaaaatatttgagGTGTATTTTTGTTTGACATGCTCATATAGATGTCATCTATTGCACCTAGAAATGTTCATGTAATGcatgtttatatatatatatatatatatatatatatatatatatatatatatatatatatatatatatatatatacgtaCACAAAAGGACCAACATGTACATTTAGAAATAGCAAACAACACATACATACAAATCCACATATATGGTAAAGTATATTTTAAGGGAAGTTTACACATATGTAAAATACATCAATTAATTACGCAAGTCAAACTATTTCAGAATTTATTAAAACTTTTAAATAGGATTTTTATTATTTAAAAATATCTTGGCTCACTGGGCCGGACCTCCAAATCACCTAACTCATTCAACGGATCATCTGTTAGTTTATGTGGATTTGAGGTGTATATATATTCAAGCTTCTAACATTCACTGTCGTGGCAAGCTTCGAACATTCTATTCCGCTTGCCTCTCAGCTATGTGGTTCACCGATCGATCAGCTCCGTTTTGTGGAGGCATGACGTTGGTAAGGGGATGCTGGGATGCGTCGGTGTGGTGGATGAGACCGGGGGATTCTGGGGAGGGGTGGCGAGGATGACTATCCTGTATGGGGCAGGCTCAGCTGGTTTTAGGATCATGATTCAGATTAATGTTGTGTAGAACTGAGTTTAACTTGCATCAAATTATCAGAGTCATATGTGGTAGTTCCCTGACGCTGCTTTCTAGGGCTGCAAGAAATTTGAGACATATTTTTGCAGAAATGGTTCATACAAAATGTGCAATTAATGCAATAACACAATGATGAAATGAAGTTTACCTGGCAGTCAATGATTCTTAAGAGCGGATCCAGTGCGGGTAGCTGCTCCAGGAGGTGGTCCTTGCCAAGCCTGCTCGTGCCGCTCTGCCCCCTTGGTATGAGGCGTCACTCCCTCAGCTCTTCGTACTGGCTGCGAATCTCTAAGCCGCTCCCCTTGGTATGAGACGTAGTACTGCAGCAGCGCGTAGCACTCGAGCCACTCCTCAAGAAAGGGTGCATAAGTAGGCACTCACGCGGTGGTCGGAGTCGTTTTTGAAGTTGGACATCTAGAGACTACAACGCATGGCAAGCCAAAGGTGCAAGGCAtacgctgctgctgctgctttggAGGAGCCGCAAGTAGCACGCACTGCAAGTATAGTATATAAGGTAGAGCGAAATACACCATCCATCCATCGGTGCATTTTCTTGATTGTTAAAGGCATCAACGTCGTGCATATGCACCACCCAGTTATTGCTGTTGGAGAGGAGTCTGGCGAGCGCGTGGACGTTGTGTGAGACTCTTCAGTGTGCGATCGTGCGCCGACAATGTCCTCAAGGACGCCTACGACATCCGTGGCAGCGCCGCATGTAACTGCTCCGAACGTACGGGCGGGTGTGCCGAAGACAATCGAGAGGAGATAGGACATCTGATCTCAGTGGCGAGGTGTCGGACCTTGGGCAGCCGCTCGACGTGGTTGGTGGCCATGACCACAGCAAACATCGTAGATCCTTCAGATAGTATTGACCGCTATTGACGGTGGAGTCCTTGATGCTGCCACCACGTCCGTTTCGTTCTTGAGGGAGAGTTTTCGGCATAGTCGGCGGCTGCGATGTGGAGTGATTATCGGTCCTCTTTTTTATGGAAGGAGACACCTCGAGTCATGCGAATAATAATTATTCTCTTAGTTTGTGTGAAGGAAATCACAACTTACAAGGAATTTTTCATAATGAAGGATATTAGTGTGATTTATGGGATGCAATTTCCGTCTAATGGCCAATTACTATGAATCTACCATATGTTGATGCGCACGTTCAATCAGAAAGCACTGAATTAGAAAGCAACGAGAGTTGGCATCTGTAACGGACGTGTTTAGCGAAACGAGTAACCGCAACAAGTTATTCAGGATCCAAACCATGTGTGGGCCATATTGAAATATTGGACGGGTACAGTGCTCGGGCTGCCCGGTTTTTAACTAAGAACAATCTCATACTTAAAGTAATAACAAGTGCTAATGTGGCCTGTTGGTTACTACAGTTCATATATCACATTTTGTAATTAGTGAGACAATGAACATACACTTTCAGTGCACCGAAACAAATTTCATGAGAATAAAGGTGAGGCATTAATTTGAGATATGACCTGAACATCGCCAAAAGCCTCTTTTGGAATACAGACAATATCATCTAGCTCCAACGTTGGACCACAAGAAAGTTGACATTTGACAATGGAGTGGAAacaaaaacagaatttttttaTGGAGGGCAATGAAAATAAAAATGGCAAAAACTACAGACATCCATGGCCTGGACCACAAGAACTCCACTCTTCTATCCCTGTATTTCTTTCTCTCTGCTTTGTAAACGATATATTTCTTTCTTTGTTGAATACATAGGCCTTACACCTCATAATAAGGATCAAAGCATAAGCAATCATTTGGTTCGAATTTGTGTGTTACTCACTTGCTCTCGCCCTTAGCTAGGGTGCATCCGGTACTCCCTAGTCTGAAACACCCTTGAACTTATTTTCTTGAAGTGTTTTTCTTCAGATAAAATGCCCTTGTCATATTAATTTTCCACAAAGTGATAAGTGGAGAAAGACTTCCACTCCTTGAGTTTAGGCCTTCACATTTTCACGTTGCCATACAAAAGTAGGTAGGAATCTGACGACTGAGACATGAACGCTCTCTCGGTTCCCAGTCAAAGGAAGCAGGAGCAGGAGCAAAGCAGGAGCCTCTCCTTTTTGTAATTCAAAAccgtaagagcatctccaaccgTTGGCCCTTCAGGAGGCGCTAAAATCACCCCCTGGGGCGCACCGGCGATAAACCACACGCTGGGGGCGTGATGCCCCCAGTCACGGCACCCACGTTTTTTTGAAAATATAAATTACGGCACGAACACGGCGCAAATTCAACCAAATTTTGACGAGTTCGTTcatatttaaaatattttacaaaaaggaaaaaaagctACTAGGTTGCTCCtcgccgtctccctcgccgcTCCTCGCCGCCCGCAGCCCTTGCAGatctacatgccgaggaggctgtagaaccgtgtgtagtcgccgccgtcgtcatcgtcgtcgtcgccgcctccgctacggccgccgtccctgctgcaaccctcccccggttggcgtggcgggttggacggtccgggggcgtCCTCGTCGTCGTCACTGTCGAGGATCACGACgccgtgctcgtcctcgcgcccacgtTTGCAGGCGGCtatctcctccagggcccggcgctgccggaccatctcgtcgtggaggtagtcgtcccgcgcccactgcatggcgtcctcgtcggagatgccgcgccgggctatctcctcgtactccgcGGGGAGGCCGGGCTCCGGTTTGGGTGCGACGAGGACGAGGCGGCCAGAGGCGGGGGTGGAGTCGCCGATGCGGacgccggagctgcgggtgcgCCGGCTGACAGACgtgtcctggggctccggcttgacggggcaGAGGCAGGGAGAGCCGGTCGACCGACCtggcgaggaggaggacgccccGGGGTCCATGCGCCTCGGGTCCACGAGCTCTCACGGCGGTGAGAGAAGGACGGGGGGAGGGGTACTCCAGCCTCGacgtgttgccgccctcgatgtactcgaggacggcgTGCGGCATGCggccgggcacgccccaccatcGGCGCCGCCCCTCGGAGTTGAGCCTGCCGGAGGGAACGACGCTGTTGGTGGCCTCAAGCTGCtcggcgtggcggcggcggaagtatggctcccagagcgggctgtcggggacgtagcgtggcccctccctcgccgccgcggCAGGGAGGCGCGGATTCGCGCGATCTCCGCACGCCGCGCCGTCCCGGTCGGCGCCGGTGGCACCGGGACCCCGCCGGCGTTGATTCTTCACGCCCCGGGtacccgcatgtccggcgggaccaAATACTCGGCCTAAAAAAGGAGCCGAGTTTCGTCCTCGtgaaggtggcggcggccgaagccgttcgccgccgcgccgtcgcctgggaAGCGTTCGGCCATTCTTTGAGCTGGAGACggcgagaggagagggaggaaggggGAGAAAGCCGGCGTCGGTGGTGGAGACTCTGTGCGTGCCACCGGTGCGCTGGGGGTCGGCTTTATGTAGGCGGAGGCGCCGCGCGTACACGTGGCTGCCGCGTTACACGTGGCATGCGAGGGGACGCGCGTCGTCTCGTTTTCACTGCGCcacccgtgaggcatcaatggcggAGGCTGACCGACGTGGCAGCGCGCGGCAactttggcattgattcgccatgggaaacgaggcgatgaggacgacgaagcggcGAGAAGCGAGACGAGTCGCTGGCAAGGAGGACCCATGGCTCTTTCGCGCCTAAAACGATTCGCCCGGCATCCCCGAGCGCCCCCCAGTACGCCGGGGTCGGGTTGGGTCCGTCAGCGCCAATTTCGGCCCGAGCCGGTGAAAATTGAGCCCCTGGGgacgcgactgggccgattttttggCGTCGGTGGTCGAAAAGTCATCTGGTGAGCCTTGTTGGggacgcggctggagatgctctaacaacATTAGACATTTGTTGAGAAAAGAACaaaagcaaaaaacagcaacacCACCCGTGGTTTTCCTCACCTCTCATGGAAGAGACCATGGGCCGCGGCACAAGCAGACACGCACATTGACATCGCCAGAACAAATGGCGTAGCTGCAGAAATTAAGGAGTAGAAGCAGCGCATGCACACAAGCACGGGGAGAGCGCCTTTGACCTCTGGAGTCTGGACCGCGAGACTTCCACTCCTTCCCTTGACCCCTCTACCCCTATAAATAGACGCCCTTCCTCCAGCCCTTCTCACCACTCCTCTGAATACGGATTGTTTTTAGACGaggagcaaagcagtaacatcaGTTGTGTCCTGAGACGAGGAAGCTAATAGAGGTTTTGGCTGTGCGGTTTGTGCTGATTTGTTTTTTAATCAGTATTTTTCTTGATGGCGTTTGCTTTTCCAGGTGGGAAGAATTTCGGAGAACATGGCCACGATGGGTGGGGACCGAAGGCAGATGATGGAGGATGCGGCGGAGGACAAGTTTCCCGAAGGGTTACGCGTCCTCGTCGTGGACGACGACCGCGTCTGCCTCATGGTACTTGAAGCCCTGTTGCGCCGCTGTAAATACCAACGTGAGTCTCTTGATCCCTCCACTTCGCCATAGTCCATTAGAATCGGGGCCTTGTGATCTATTTGTTTCTCTGCGAATAATGCTTGCCGCTATGCAGCAACGACGGTGATGGATGGAAAGACGGCGCTCAGGATGCTCATGGCGGGGAAGCAGCAGTTCGACCTGGTCATCATCGACGTGCGCATGCCGGACATGGACGGCTTCAAGCTCCTCGAGCTCATCCGCCTCGAGATGGATCTGCCCGTCATCAGTACTCTCACTGCTCTCAATCCAAAGTCCAATTTTTGAGTTTTCTATCCATGAACACTGACAATTGTTTTCAAGAACGTACTTTTACTCCTCAATCTTGTTGATACCTTGAGAGGATATTAATTTCTTTGGGCAGCGTGTGAGATCCTATATATTTAGGACGATTTTATGAAACCACATACACATGCACAAAACCCACACTCTATTTCTAACCTGGAAGAGTTCTAAAGAACGGGATCCCCACTGAGTCCGAACCAACGGGGTCCCATCTAACCGTTCACTCGTCCGATCGGATGGCGAGTGGGGTAGGAGAGCGGAGGTGGAGCGGCACATGAGTTAGTAGGGGACGTAGTGTCGCTTCTAGCCCAAACCAATGGGATCCTATCTAACCATCCGTCTGATCGGATGGCGACTGGGTAGGAGAGCGGAGGTGGAGCGACACATGAGCTAGTAGGGGACGCATTGTCGGTTTCTAGCCCAAAACAATGAGATCCTATCTAACCATCCATCCATCAGATCGGATGGATGGTGGGGATGGGGAACAAACATGGATAGCACGTGATTATGATATCCCAATTGTTGTTTTTAATAATTGGGCTGATAGTGTTTAGTAGGCTAGAGACATGGTCACTCCAATGGCTACTTTGGGCTAGTGAGAGTCTCTGTCACTCCAATGTAAAATAGATTCCACATCCACGCGTTCGATGGGCGTATTTATGGACTATCTAGAATTTAATTTTATAAATGAGTAGTTTGGCTTAGTGAGACTCTCTATCACTGCTATGTAATGTAGACCCCACTATCCACATGTTCGATGGTTTTATTTATGGACAACTATAATTTAATTTTATATCATCTCAATTAATTGTACAATCCTACCAATAAGAATGAAAACTTTAATCTATACATAGTTCATGAAATGACCAAGTTATATTTTTTTCAAAGCTAATATTAAAATTCGCGTTCTAACAATCACACAAGGTATACGATTGCGCCACACCTGTTTGCTAGGGTTGCATGAATACTACAATTAAGAAATACCTATGTTGTATTGATATTTTTTTTTTGTGAATTGTATTGATATTATTAAGATTACTACTCATCTTCATTCTCCTTAAAGTTGTTACTCCTTATGACAACTTACTCTCAAGAATAGCATGTAAAGTAGGAATGCCCCTTTTAAGTACATACATGAGTAGGTTAACCATGGGTAATACCTACAATACTGCATATTTGTTGACTTTGAATAAGCACACCAATTTGTAGTCAAATTACTTTCACTGAAAGTGCAGCCACAAATACTTATTTTCCTGAATCTCTACTATTATTGCACAAAATTCGTCCAAGATAATTCTTGCCCAATCTCTACCTCGCCCACAGCTGCATGCAATTAATTAGCTATATAGTTAATTACACATGTCAATTGTCCAGACATTAATTTATGGAAACTATCACCGAGCATTGGACGAGAGGACCACGTTAATTATGGAGAGTATCATTCTTTGGACGAGAGTATCACGTTAATTATGAAACGTATCATCGAGCACTGGACGGTAGGACCACATTAAGCATGGACATTATCATGTAGAATATGTATGTCCCCGTGGCAAGCACAAACAATTAGCTATCCATAATAAAAAGCTATTGACAATGGTGGTTAACGTTTACAAACTAATATGAGTGTGATCACTTAAAATGCTTAGAGCGTTACGTGGGCCGATAGATGTTACCTAGTATGCTAGAGAAACTTGGCTGACTGCCAATAATAATACTTGATCTTCAGGTTCACCAATAGTTAGACATGATGATGTGATTTCCTTGTGTGGAACATGTTGTGATATGGCTTAGTCATTGTGTTACCGTTATTGTTTTAACCTTTGTTTTCGTATCTTCCTATTGAATGTGTGTAATTTTTCCCATTTAGTTTGCATTGAAGAAGAATTATAAAACTGAACATTGAAATGCTTTTCCGTCTATAGGCACTTTGACCAAAACATATGTCCACTTCATAGATTTTTGTGAATTTCTGAATTCTAAATCTAAGTCATTGGTCCTATGGCATGCAGTGATATCCGTTGATTGCGACAAGAAGGTTGTGATGAAGGGGATAGATCATGGCGCGTCCGACTTTATGGTGAAGCCAGTGCGTACCCATGAGCTCAAAAACATATGGCAACATGTTCAAAGGTGGAGAAATCCCAAAGCAATAAGCCACATCAGCGATCATGACAATGATGTCCAGAGAGTTCAACCAGCGACTACTGACAAGAGTAAGTACTCGGGGAATAAGAGAAATGTTGGAGATGATTCTAGCGAGAACAATGAGGGCACGCATATATCCGCCATCCACAGAAAGCCCCGGATGACATGGACAATTGCGCTGCATAACAAGTTTCTAGAAGCTATCAACCAGATCGGCCTTGATAGTAAGAATTCACATCTTGTGCCTCATTCATCGACAATGCTGGTGGCTGCTCGATATTTTCATTATAATTTTTATTACATAATTGTAGGGGCTGTTCCAAAAATGGTATTGGAGCTGATGAATGTGGATCACCTCAGTAGAGAGAATATTGCGAGTCATCTACAGGTTTATTTGCAACCTTTATGCTTAATTTCTATGTTTTTGTTACTATTATTCATAGTCTAACATTTTTTCATATATAAGTGAAAGCTTTTATTTTCTAGGGAACATATCAGTCAAAGCTCTAGTAATGGAACTACCATGATGTGTAATTCTAATTAAGTGTGTCCCTTAAAATGCGAGGCTTATCTCATATAATGCATGGCCCACATTTTTAGGAGTTTTTTTCCCATGCAACATCTTCAGTTCTTATTGTACTCACATGTTTACGTTATTTTTTTCGATGATCATCCATCTTATACCTTGTTATTTTGTCTATCTTTTTATTTCAGAAGTATAGATTGCACTTAAAAAGAGTTAAGTCAAATCCCTCTAGTGATGCATATGAAAGATGGAACTCATCGTACAACATGAACAACAAGGGCAATTTCATGCATAATCACGAACATGGAAGATGGAGTGTGTCCTCTGGCGACACTGCCTCTTGGAGTACAAACAAGTATGGTTCAACGGGTCACTTGGCTCCGCCGATGAACATCCAAAGCAACTTCTACACAGGGTCATACCTCCATGATCGTAGAATGCCAAAGTATGTTGGGAAACTACCGTCAGATGCGAGAAGATTCACAGGTTTTGCTGACCCTCCCGTCAGCCTATACGACAACATACCCAATGAGATAATGTCAGATGAATTTCCATCATTCAATTATAGTAATTCCTATGCTAACATCATGCATGGCAAGATAATGGAGATAAGCAAAGGCAAAACCCCTTCCAATCTTCAAAGTTCATTTGCAAACACAACAGTTGGTGGCGGGAGGTCTCTTGTTGCATCACAGGTGAACTTCCCACATAGCAACCAACTAGAGGGATATGCAGTGTCATCTGGCCGGCTGCCTCTGCAAAATGAAAAGGCACCATTCATAAGCAACACCACATCAGTGGGAGGCTTCACTGAGCAGATGGCACCATTCAACATGGCAAGCAACATAAGCTCAGTAGGAACGATGTTGAATGGTAACTCTACACTTGATGCAAGTAGAACTTCAACTAATGATACTCATCTGGTCAAAAGTGAAAGAACTACTTCGATGCTTCACACCCTTCAGACAGATGATTTCGTCTCATTGACTCAGCTACATGATGGTGGGGATGGAGCTAGCATTGTTCCTATGCAAGAAGGCACACTTAATCAGCAACCTCTTAATGATCATTTGAATGAAATCAGTGCCTTCTCAATGGATGATATATTTTCCAACATGCATGTGGAAGTAAGAACTTTTCTCATTTGTACGAATCTATGTGCTCCATATGAATTGTTGAGTTGGACATGTGTACTTAAATAACACTTTTCTCTCAATGTAGGATTTCACTGGAGATGATGCTATCGTGGAAGAAGCATGATAGTTCTATAAGTTAAGCCGCCCAATGCGTGAGATGGTTGATCAAGAGTATCATGCTCGAGGGGCCTCTTTAAGGCAATAGAGTGCTTTGACAAGTTTGCAAACATAGTGATATGTGTATCCATTTTCATATACCAGTGGTTCTTTGAGATACACTTTGTCTTGCATAACATTGAGAATTGACATGTTCCGCACAACAAGCATAAACACCACCCTTTGGAGACTGTTGTGCCTAATACAAGTCTTATGGTGGAAGCTTTTATAATAGGTTAGCATCCTGATAATCAAAACATTAGTGTTTCTTGAAGCCTATGGTAACAAGGCACACTTTATACCTGGGATAAACTTGTTTCTGGCCCATCATGTTTTTACCTCGAGGTGGAGTACTAAGTGCCATGTGTTACTCTTCATTAGAGCCGTATATTCTTCATCCATAGCTTTTCTTTATTTTTTCACTAGAAGCCACAACTAAAGACAACTAAAGATGAACCTCATTTAGTATCATCCATAGAGCGAAGAATTGCATGATGTGCTCAACGGAGacattggtggtggtggtggtggtggcagtgGGAGGGGTGTGATCTTGAGAATCCAAGCGTTGTGCTTTAGGGACTCCCTCACCTTCCAATTCTTTCTCTTGGAAGCTTCATAGATGAGTGGGGCAATATCTTTAGGCTTTCGCCCAAGAAGCCAAGGAGAGTCCCAAAAGTGGGTCCTCACACCATTACTAACGGTGATGGTGGTGGAAGCATAGAAAAAGTTGAGGTCCTCCCCATTGCATGGGTTTCCTATTCCCACCCACATCTTGGTGGGATCCTTCCATTCATACCATGACCATAGC belongs to Triticum urartu cultivar G1812 chromosome 7, Tu2.1, whole genome shotgun sequence and includes:
- the LOC125518573 gene encoding two-component response regulator ORR25-like gives rise to the protein MATMGGDRRQMMEDAAEDKFPEGLRVLVVDDDRVCLMVLEALLRRCKYQLISVDCDKKVVMKGIDHGASDFMVKPVRTHELKNIWQHVQRWRNPKAISHISDHDNDVQRVQPATTDKSKYSGNKRNVGDDSSENNEGTHISAIHRKPRMTWTIALHNKFLEAINQIGLDRAVPKMVLELMNVDHLSRENIASHLQKYRLHLKRVKSNPSSDAYERWNSSYNMNNKGNFMHNHEHGRWSVSSGDTASWSTNKYGSTGHLAPPMNIQSNFYTGSYLHDRRMPKYVGKLPSDARRFTGFADPPVSLYDNIPNEIMSDEFPSFNYSNSYANIMHGKIMEISKGKTPSNLQSSFANTTVGGGRSLVASQVNFPHSNQLEGYAVSSGRLPLQNEKAPFISNTTSVGGFTEQMAPFNMASNISSVGTMLNGNSTLDASRTSTNDTHLVKSERTTSMLHTLQTDDFVSLTQLHDGGDGASIVPMQEGTLNQQPLNDHLNEISAFSMDDIFSNMHVEDFTGDDAIVEEA